Proteins encoded by one window of Nicotiana tabacum cultivar K326 chromosome 10, ASM71507v2, whole genome shotgun sequence:
- the LOC107772240 gene encoding putative serine/threonine-protein kinase PBL7, whose amino-acid sequence MGWFPCSGSSKHTSKKRKKKKDSTNSVQLGSEKLKAKNLLGSKEDVKDGESSQIAAKTFTFRELAAAARNFRGDCLLGEGGFGRVYKGRLDSNQIVAIKQLDRNGLQGNREFLVEVLMLSLLHHPNLVNLIGYCADGDQRLLVYEYMPLGSLDDHLHDVTPAKKVLDWNTRMKIAAGAAKGLEYLHDKASPPVIYRDLKCSNILLGEGYHPKLSDFGLAKLGPVGDNTHVSTRVMGTYGYCAPEYAMTGQLTLKSDVYSFGVVLLEIITGRKAIESSKTGGEHNLVAWARPLFKERRKFSQMADPVLQGQYPVRGLYQALAVAAMCVHEQPNMRPVIADVVTALSYLAAQRFDSDSTQGVQNSRWTPATPPRTKRDGDKRQKGGSSEARW is encoded by the exons ATGGGTTGGTTTCCATGTTCTGGATCATCAAAGCATACctcaaagaagaggaaaaagaagaaagactcGACCAATTCGGTCCAACTTGGTTCTG AAAAGTTGAAGGCAAAGAATCTGTTAGGCTCAAAGGAGGATGTTAAGGATGGAGAGTCTAGTCAAATTGCAGCCAAGACTTTTACATTTCGTGAATTAGCAGCTGCGGCAAGAAACTTTCGAGGTGATTGTCTTCTTGGAGAGGGAGGTTTTGGAAGAGTATACAAAGGGCGGCTTGATTCCAATCAG ATTGTTGCCATCAAGCAACTCGATCGTAATGGATTGCAAGGAAACAGGGAATTTCTTGTTGAAGTGCTGATGCTAAGTTTGTTACACCATCCTAACCTGGTAAATTTAATTGGCTATTGTGCTGATGGAGATCAGAGACTTCTGGTTTACGAATATATGCCACTAGGATCATTGGATGACCATCTTCATG ATGTTACGCCCGCTAAGAAAGTGCTCGATTGGAACACGAGAATGAAAATTGCAGCTGGAGCAGCAAAGGGCTTGGAATATTTACATGACAAGGCAAGCCCGCCCGTAATATACCGCGATTTAAAATGCTCTAATATTTTGCTTGGTGAGGGGTATCATCCAAAGCTATCTGACTTCGGATTGGCCAAGTTGGGGCCCGTAGGAGATAACACCCATGTCTCGACAAGAGTTATGGGTACTTATGGGTACTGCGCTCCGGAGTATGCTATGACTGGTCAGTTGACTTTAAAGTCGGATGTTTATAGCTTTGGGGTTGTCCTCTTGGAGATCATAACTGGCAGGAAAGCAATTGAAAGTTCAAAAACTGGAGGAGAGCACAATCTGGTTGCATGG GCAAGACCCTTGTTCAAAGAGCGGAGGAAATTCTCACAGATGGCTGATCCAGTACTTCAAGGCCAATATCCCGTTAGAGGTTTGTATCAAGCTCTAGCAGTTGCAGCAATGTGTGTCCACGAGCAACCTAACATGCGTCCAGTCATAGCAGATGTTGTCACAGCCTTATCTTACCTTGCTGCACAAAGATTTGACAGTGATAGTACTCAAGGAGTTCAAAACTCGCGCTGGACACCTGCTACTCCACCTAGAACGAAACGAGATGGTGATAAGCGACAAAAGGGTGGAAGTTCTGAAGCTAGATGGTGA